In bacterium, one genomic interval encodes:
- a CDS encoding DUF4384 domain-containing protein, with amino-acid sequence MWRKGATLLTVVLAMLMTGSTLLAQQQVQRDRSDDRDDGNYESEYEDRGRSDDDYGSNGYVRVDRYLDADIWVNRSDNEYFIGDNIKMHYRLNQDAYVAIVSIDSRGRVNLLYPTSPTDNPWRRGGISYTLPAAEDEFDLVVDGPEGSETIQIIASRERFPIPSWFNGSGITCGDDEDRDEFMDYLISRYFDRYPDQRFAVDREVIYVNEWEQDYFRPVYYPTYPSWSVCGNVYFDYPWGASVYIDGIYWGCAPLYIPRVLVGWRTITVYDRYGYCWEDYVHVSHYNTIVLNQTIIRPRAGVHSKFKDVRVVGYRDPVAAGYKNYNEVVKKRTTVVSRTTADPKNGVTRSKPTENDASNFAALPKKHVRGTGGVIKTDRGYESSAIGSSTERRRSERTASNSRFDGDKSANSRGSYRSGSSGSSSGSSTDRGSYGTTSKKGSSGSSSSGNTVERKKSSESPSGGSSNYYRKKSGSVDNKKEGEKKSQAQPQQVEQKKTESKGDDNNSSSGNRGGGEVKQKSSGSNSSGSSPRQSTPRSSNGNSGKDNGKGKR; translated from the coding sequence ATGTGGCGCAAGGGTGCAACTTTACTGACTGTCGTGCTGGCGATGCTGATGACCGGGAGTACACTCCTGGCTCAGCAGCAGGTCCAGCGTGACCGTTCCGATGACCGGGACGACGGCAACTACGAGTCGGAATACGAAGATCGCGGACGTTCCGATGACGACTACGGTTCCAACGGCTATGTGCGTGTCGATCGGTATCTCGATGCCGACATCTGGGTCAACCGGAGCGACAACGAATACTTCATCGGCGATAACATCAAGATGCACTATCGCCTGAACCAGGATGCGTATGTGGCGATCGTGTCGATCGACTCACGCGGGCGAGTGAATCTGCTCTACCCGACCTCGCCGACCGACAATCCGTGGCGTCGCGGCGGCATCTCCTATACGCTGCCGGCGGCCGAAGACGAGTTTGACCTGGTTGTCGATGGTCCGGAAGGATCAGAGACCATTCAGATCATCGCCAGCCGTGAGCGGTTTCCGATCCCGAGCTGGTTTAACGGATCCGGCATTACCTGCGGGGATGATGAGGACCGTGACGAATTCATGGATTACCTGATCAGCCGTTACTTCGACCGATATCCGGATCAGCGTTTTGCGGTCGACCGCGAAGTGATCTATGTGAATGAGTGGGAGCAGGATTATTTCCGGCCGGTCTATTATCCGACCTATCCGAGCTGGTCGGTCTGCGGAAATGTCTACTTTGACTATCCGTGGGGTGCCAGTGTGTATATCGATGGTATCTATTGGGGATGCGCTCCGTTGTACATCCCGCGCGTGTTGGTGGGGTGGCGGACGATCACGGTTTATGACCGGTATGGCTACTGCTGGGAAGATTACGTGCATGTGAGCCACTACAATACGATCGTGCTAAACCAGACGATCATTCGGCCGCGCGCCGGAGTGCACTCCAAGTTTAAAGACGTGCGTGTGGTTGGCTATCGCGATCCAGTCGCGGCCGGCTACAAAAACTACAACGAAGTAGTCAAGAAGCGCACCACCGTGGTCAGCCGTACGACTGCTGATCCGAAAAATGGTGTGACGCGCTCCAAGCCGACTGAAAATGACGCTTCGAATTTCGCCGCCCTGCCGAAAAAGCATGTTCGCGGAACCGGCGGAGTGATCAAGACGGATCGCGGATATGAATCCTCGGCGATCGGCAGTTCGACGGAACGTCGCAGGTCCGAACGGACCGCCAGCAATTCGCGCTTTGATGGAGACAAGAGCGCCAACAGCCGTGGCAGCTATCGTTCGGGAAGCAGCGGTTCGAGTTCCGGCTCCAGCACGGATCGCGGAAGTTATGGTACCACTTCGAAGAAAGGTTCTTCCGGTTCGAGCAGCAGTGGAAACACGGTCGAACGGAAGAAGTCGTCCGAATCCCCGTCCGGCGGGTCATCCAACTACTACCGCAAGAAAAGCGGTTCGGTAGACAACAAGAAGGAAGGGGAAAAGAAGTCCCAGGCCCAGCCGCAGCAGGTGGAACAGAAGAAGACTGAAAGCAAAGGGGACGACAACAATAGCAGCAGTGGCAATCGCGGTGGTGGCGAGGTGAAGCAGAAGTCGTCCGGGTCAAATAGCTCCGGCTCCAGCCCCCGTCAGTCAACTCCGCGTTCAAGCAATGGCAACAGCGGCAAAGACAATGGGAAGGGGAAGCGGTAG
- a CDS encoding outer membrane beta-barrel protein, which translates to MKRSLLVLALTSLLVLPAALFAQDEAEEERDNLELNFYGGLSMPTGGIKDYSDTLGAKSGLGGGLDFGVFISSQMTLGVGFAYSQFDIDNDNELVTHKHKIYRPNLYLRYYLPSSSDLVPYAHVRVGLDFANLSTEVVDNGTRKLKELEFDPALSAGFGAGLFYYTSDYSGFFVQADYHQAFSKSTKGDFQGVDYEMGDSYGTLDLRIGLHLLFGSGE; encoded by the coding sequence ATGAAACGATCTCTGCTGGTTCTTGCCCTGACCTCTCTGCTTGTATTGCCGGCTGCGTTGTTTGCCCAGGACGAGGCTGAGGAAGAACGAGATAATCTGGAATTGAATTTCTATGGCGGCCTGTCCATGCCAACCGGCGGTATTAAGGACTACAGCGATACCCTGGGAGCCAAGTCCGGTCTTGGCGGTGGACTTGATTTCGGCGTCTTTATCAGTTCACAGATGACTCTGGGCGTTGGTTTCGCCTACAGTCAGTTTGATATCGACAACGATAATGAACTGGTCACGCACAAGCACAAGATCTATCGTCCCAATCTCTATCTCCGCTATTATTTGCCGAGTTCGAGCGATCTGGTACCGTACGCGCATGTACGGGTAGGTCTTGATTTTGCCAATCTCTCCACCGAAGTGGTTGACAACGGCACGCGGAAATTGAAAGAACTTGAGTTTGATCCGGCCCTTTCGGCGGGATTTGGCGCCGGTCTGTTTTACTATACCTCCGACTACAGCGGATTCTTTGTCCAGGCGGATTATCACCAGGCATTTTCCAAAAGCACCAAAGGTGATTTCCAGGGAGTCGACTACGAGATGGGTGACAGCTACGGCACACTCGATCTCCGGATCGGGCTTCATTTGCTGTTTGGCTCCGGCGAATAG
- a CDS encoding sigma-54-dependent Fis family transcriptional regulator, translated as MKPIKILVVDDEVQQRELLSGYLSRRKFEVTTASGGEEALEKYASVFSPLAIIDMKMPGMSGIELLGKLRELNPFIQVLVLTAFGSVETAVAAMRAGAYDYLTKPVEDLEELLIKLEKAAAQNQLIVDHAVMSERIAEAFPNSELIGESTAIRKVKELVAQVAKSDATVLVTGASGTGKELVARELHALSGRAEKRLVAINCAAFPETLLEAELFGYEKGAFTGADKAKQGRMELADGGTLFLDEIGEMPLTMQVKLLRILEDRKIQRLGAMKEISLDFRLIAATNRDLELMIKEGKFREDLFYRLNVIRVTIPPLRERGGDILILARTFLQRSSRRLGRDLTGFSPEAVSLLSNYGWPGNVRELENIIERAVVVASGRSITAADLTGLTPTSGEQQSAAPRTLEEVEKEHIKRMLEQTDWNVVQAAEILGVHRNTLHNKIKEFKLERS; from the coding sequence ATGAAACCGATCAAGATCCTGGTTGTGGATGATGAAGTACAGCAGCGTGAACTGCTCTCCGGCTATTTGAGCCGACGAAAATTCGAGGTTACCACGGCATCTGGCGGGGAGGAGGCACTGGAAAAGTACGCTTCCGTTTTCTCACCGCTGGCCATAATCGATATGAAAATGCCCGGCATGAGCGGGATCGAACTGCTGGGGAAACTTCGCGAGCTCAATCCATTCATCCAGGTCCTGGTGCTGACCGCTTTTGGTTCAGTTGAAACGGCAGTTGCTGCCATGCGGGCCGGGGCATATGACTACCTGACCAAGCCGGTCGAAGATCTCGAAGAGCTTTTGATCAAACTGGAAAAGGCGGCGGCGCAGAATCAGTTGATCGTCGATCACGCCGTGATGTCGGAACGAATCGCCGAGGCATTCCCCAATTCTGAGTTGATCGGCGAATCAACTGCCATCCGCAAAGTGAAAGAGCTGGTCGCTCAGGTGGCCAAGAGTGATGCCACCGTCCTGGTAACCGGAGCATCCGGCACCGGTAAGGAACTGGTCGCGCGGGAATTGCATGCGCTCTCCGGAAGAGCGGAAAAGCGACTGGTGGCGATCAATTGTGCAGCCTTCCCGGAGACACTGCTCGAGGCTGAACTATTCGGCTACGAAAAAGGTGCCTTCACCGGTGCGGATAAGGCCAAACAGGGGAGAATGGAGTTGGCCGATGGCGGCACGCTGTTCCTCGATGAAATCGGCGAGATGCCGCTAACGATGCAGGTGAAGTTGCTTCGGATACTAGAGGACCGTAAGATCCAGCGACTCGGGGCAATGAAAGAGATCTCCCTCGATTTCAGGCTGATCGCCGCGACCAACCGTGATCTCGAACTGATGATCAAGGAGGGCAAATTCCGCGAGGATCTGTTCTACCGGTTAAATGTCATTCGCGTTACTATCCCGCCGCTGCGCGAACGAGGGGGGGATATTCTGATCCTGGCGCGGACCTTTTTGCAAAGATCCTCACGCAGGCTGGGAAGAGATTTGACCGGCTTTTCACCGGAGGCGGTTTCGTTACTTTCCAATTACGGATGGCCGGGAAATGTGCGTGAGCTGGAGAATATCATCGAACGGGCGGTGGTGGTTGCCTCGGGGAGATCGATCACGGCAGCCGATCTGACCGGCCTGACGCCAACCTCGGGGGAGCAGCAGTCCGCGGCACCGCGGACATTGGAAGAGGTCGAAAAAGAGCATATCAAGCGGATGCTTGAGCAGACGGACTGGAATGTGGTGCAGGCGGCGGAGATCTTAGGGGTTCATCGGAATACGCTGCATAACAAGATCAAAGAATTCAAGCTGGAACGGTCTTGA
- a CDS encoding HmuY family protein gives MRKLTLILLLITAVPLFVGGCDDDDNNPTIVIYEPAAPQGVYSVTGDGQVTIRWYGPYESNIVEYVVYRSLNATTGYVEIGSVVADDNPNLDLLIYTFVDDNVANGVTYYYAVSSVNSSGYESELSAENVYDTPRPDGQGQVLFPIEVDTSLAGFSFAAQARVSMNNPLADIVVDRPGSISYLNAANDQTDIQDMGYTDEFDDITYAPQDGWSQLGYVEAIVGHTYVVWTADDNYAKVRVTAIAGNGAVTFDWGYQTDTGNPELIAPKNAKRPVHNANYLKKQSISTRSSE, from the coding sequence ATGCGCAAACTGACCCTGATTCTGCTTCTGATAACCGCAGTCCCGCTCTTCGTCGGCGGATGTGATGATGACGACAACAACCCAACTATCGTGATCTATGAGCCGGCGGCTCCGCAAGGGGTCTATTCGGTCACTGGTGATGGTCAGGTGACGATCCGGTGGTATGGACCGTACGAAAGCAATATCGTCGAATACGTGGTCTATCGCTCGCTGAATGCGACAACCGGCTATGTAGAGATTGGCTCGGTAGTGGCAGACGACAACCCGAATCTCGACCTGCTGATCTATACCTTTGTTGATGATAATGTCGCCAACGGGGTGACTTACTATTACGCGGTCTCGTCGGTCAACAGCTCCGGATACGAATCGGAACTGTCGGCTGAAAATGTTTACGACACACCGCGACCGGATGGACAGGGGCAGGTGCTGTTCCCGATCGAGGTTGATACTTCGCTTGCCGGATTCAGCTTTGCGGCGCAAGCGCGCGTCTCAATGAACAACCCGCTGGCAGATATCGTAGTTGATCGACCGGGAAGTATCTCCTACCTGAATGCCGCCAACGACCAGACGGATATCCAGGATATGGGGTACACCGACGAGTTTGATGATATCACCTATGCGCCGCAGGATGGCTGGTCGCAGCTTGGATATGTCGAAGCGATCGTCGGACACACCTATGTGGTCTGGACCGCCGATGACAACTATGCCAAGGTACGGGTGACCGCTATCGCCGGGAATGGCGCAGTGACTTTTGACTGGGGATACCAGACGGATACGGGTAATCCGGAATTGATCGCACCGAAGAACGCGAAGCGTCCGGTGCATAACGCAAACTACCTCAAGAAGCAGTCAATCTCGACTCGCAGCTCTGAATAA